One genomic region from Argentina anserina chromosome 2, drPotAnse1.1, whole genome shotgun sequence encodes:
- the LOC126785313 gene encoding beta-glucosidase 42 yields the protein MEFLKECEQADEISRSAFPPDFVFGVATSAYQVEGACKEDNRGPSIWDAFTHTKGKIIDGSNGDIAVDQYHRYKEDVDLIAKLGFDAYRFSISWSRIFPDGLGTKVNEDGIAYYNNIINALLEKGIQPYVTLYHWDLPLYLHESMGGWLNKQIVKYFSVYADTCFASFGDRVKNWITINEPLQTSVNGYGYGIFAPGKHEHASSEPYLAAHHQLLAHAAAVSIYQSKYKDKQGGQIGIAVDCEWAEANSNKTEDKIAAARRLDFQLGWYLDPIYSGEYPKVMRERLGDRLPIFSEEDKDLLKNSLDFVGLNHYTSRFIAHVEDSPEEGDFYRAQEMERIDKWEGGEIIGEKAASEWLYVVPWGIHKVLNHISQRYNNPPIFITENGMDDEDNDSSPLHEMLDDKLRVSYFKRYLAAVSNAMRDGADVRGYFAWSLLDNFEWAQGYTKRFGLVYIDYKNGLSRHPKSSAYWFLRFLKNVEGKDGKDE from the exons ACTTCGTCTTCGGCGTTGCCACTTCGGCCTATCAG GTTGAAGGTGCCTGCAAGGAGGACAACAGGGGTCCTAGTATCTGGGATGCTTTTACACACACTAAAG GCAAGATCATTGATGGAAGCAATGGTGACATTGCTGTGGATCAATATCATCGGTATAAG GAAGATGTTGATCTCATTGCTAAGTTGGGATTTGATGCTTATCGGTTTTCCATATCATGGTCTCGAATCTTCCCTG ATGGTCTAGGAACCAAAGTCAATGAAGATGGGATTGCTTACTACAATAATATCATCAATGCTCTCCTTGAAAAAG GCATCCAGCCTTATGTAACACTATACCATTGGGATCTGCCATTGTATCTTCATGAAAGTATGGGAGGGTGGTTAAACAAGCAGATTGT AAAATACTTCTCAGTCTATGCAGACACCTGCTTTGCAAGTTTTGGCGATAGAGTAAAGAACTGGATCACAATTAATGAGCCTCTTCAGACTTCTGTCAATGGTTACGGTTATGGGATATTTGCTCCTGGAAAACATGAACATGCATCTTCAGAACCATATTTGGCTGCACACCATCAATTGTTGGCCCATGCGGCTGCTGTTTCAATATACCAAAGCAAGTATAAG GATAAGCAAGGTGGACAAATAGGAATAGCAGTAGACTGTGAATGGGCAGAGGCTAATTCAAATAAAACTGAAGACAAAATTGCTGCAGCAAGGCGCCTAGATTTCCAGCTTGGATG GTACTTAGATCCAATATATTCTGGAGAATATCCCAAAGTTATGCGTGAACGACTTGGAGATCGGCTTCCCATATTTTCAGAGGAAGATAAGGATTTGCTCAAGAACTCATTAGACTTTGTTGGTCTGAATCACTATACATCAAGATTTATTGCTCATGTAGAAGACAGCCCTGAGGAGGGTGATTTTTATAGAGCACAAGAGATGGAGAGAATTG ATAAATGGGAAGGAGGTGAGATTATTGGTGAGAAG GcagcatcagaatggctttaTGTTGTTCCCTGGGGCATCCATAAGGTCTTGAATCACATATCACAGAGATACAATAATCCACCGATATTTATAACTGAGAATG GTATGGATGATGAGGATAATGATTCCTCCCCACTTCATGAAATGCTAGACGACAAGCTGAGAGTTAGTTACTTTAAAAGATACCTTGCAGCAGTCAGCAATGCAATGAG GGATGGAGCAGATGTGAGGGGATATTTTGCATGGTCATTACTGGATAACTTCGAGTGGGCTCAAGGCTATACCAAACGCTTTGGTTTGGTTTACATTGACTACAAGAATGGGCTCTCCCGCCACCCGAAATCTTCTGCGTACTGGTTCTTGCGGTTCTTGAaaaatgttgaaggaaaaGATGGCAAGGATGAATAA